The Pagrus major chromosome 10, Pma_NU_1.0 genome contains a region encoding:
- the mrpl52 gene encoding large ribosomal subunit protein mL52, which yields MAAPVRTLCCSVFRLSSRQFSTTCGVQGGEQWRKEHGVARSGTEYGPLTDLPDWSFADGRPAPPMKGHLRRKQEREVLARRIVMLNNEVDTGMEAWSEKQEEAKRMEEHKKSLLLKPKGKLLIKKTSQS from the exons ATGGCGGCCCCCGTGAGGACGTTGTGCTGTTCAG TGTTTAGGCTCTCCAGCAGGCAGTTCAGCACTACATGTGGAGTTCAGGGTGGAGAGCAGTGGAGGAAAGA ACATGGAGTTGCCAGAAGTGGTACAGAGTATGGCCCTCTGACGGATCTGCCTGACTGGTCGTTTGCAG ATGGAAGACCAGCACCTCCGATGAAGGGACAcctgagaagaaaacaagagcGGGAAGTTTTAGCC AGACGTATCGTGATGCTGAACAATGAGGTGGACACAGGAATGGAGGCGTGGAgtgagaaacaggaagaggccAAAAGGATGGAGGAGCACAAGAAGTCCCTTTTACTGAAACCTAAAGGGAAGCtattaataaagaaaacatctcaAAGTTAG